From one Chanodichthys erythropterus isolate Z2021 chromosome 3, ASM2448905v1, whole genome shotgun sequence genomic stretch:
- the xab2 gene encoding pre-mRNA-splicing factor SYF1 encodes MPSLSGKADVLFEDDDLPYEEEIIRNPYSVKCWMRYIEHKQNAQKSVLNMIYERALKELPGSYKLWYNYLRERRKQVKGKCITDPAYEEVNNCHERALVFMHKMPRIWIDYCQFMVSQCKITRSRRTFDRALRALPVTQHPRIWPLYLRFGRNLPLPETAIRVFRRYLKLSPENAEEYIDYLRSVGRLDEAALRLAAVVNDENFVSKEGKSNYQLWHELCDLISQNPDKVTSLNVGAIIRGGLTRFTDQLGKLWCSLADYYIRSGHFEKARDVYEEAILTVVTVRDFTQVFDSYAQFEESMIAAKMETTSELGQDEDEDIDLELRLARFELLITRRPLLLNSVLLRQNPHNVHEWHKRVKLYEGQPRQIINTYTEAVQTVDPVKATGKPHSLWVSFARFYEDNEQLDDARTIFEKATKVNYKQVDDLAAVWCEYGEMELRHENYDQALRILRKATAIPSRKAEYFDASEPVQNRVYKSLKVWSMLADLEESLGTFQSTKAVYDRIIDLRIATPQIIINYAMFLEEHNYFEDSFKAYERGIALFKWPNVHDIWNTYLTKFIDRYGGKKLERARDLFEQALDRCPPKYAKTIYLLYAKLEEEYGLARHAMAVYERATAAVEPEERHQMFNIYIKRAAEIYGVTHTRAIYQKAIEVLPDEHARDMCLRFADMESKLGEIDRARAIYSYCSQICDPRLTAHFWQTWKEFEIRHGNEDTIREMLRIKRSVQATYNTQVNFMSSQMLKATTNATGTISDLAPGQSGVDDMRLLEQKAQQLAAEAEQDRPKPKDKILFVRSDTSRSELAELAKQANPDEIDIDDDEDEDAEDGEPDEVQLEQKSVPTAVFGGLKDD; translated from the exons ATGCCATCGCTTAGCGGGAAGGCAGACGTTTTATTC GAAGATGATGATTTGCCTTATGAGGAAGAAATCATCAGGAATCCATATTCAGTGAAGTGCTGGATGCGTTACATTGAGCACAAGCAAAATGCTCAGAAATCGGTGCTCAATATGATCTATGAAAGGGCTTTAAAAGAGCTGCCTGGCAG TTACAAGTTGTGGTACAACTACCTGAGAGAGAGGAGGAAACAGGTGAAAGGCAAGTGTATCACAGATCCAGCATATGAGGAGGTGAACAACTGTCATGAGAGAGCACTTGTGTTTATGCATAAG ATGCCGAGGATATGGATCGACTACTGTCAGTTCATGGTGTCTCAATGCAAAATTACACGGAGCCGACGGACGTTCGATAGGGCGTTACGAGCTCTGCCCGTTACCCAGCATCCTCGCATCTGGCCCTTGTATCTTCGCTTTGGCCGCAACTTGCCTCTCCCAGAAACAGCTATTCGTGTTTTTCGTCGTTATCTAAAG TTGTCTCCTGAGAATGCAGAGGAATACATTGATTACCTGCGTTCAGTTGGACGTCTGGATGAAGCTGCACTCAGACTGGCAGCTGTGGTCAATGATGAAAACTTTGTTTCTAAAGAGGGAAAGTCTAATTATCAG CTTTGGCACGAGCTCTGTGACCTCATCTCACAAAACCCGGACAAGGTGACCTCACTGAACGTGGGAGCGATTATCCGAGGAGGTCTCACCCGCTTTACTGACCAGCTTGGCAAACTCTGGTGTTCTCTGGCTGATTACTACATCCGCAGTGGCCACTTTGAGAAG GCTCGAGATGTGTATGAGGAAGCCATCCTAACCGTAGTCACTGTGCGAGACTTCACCCAGGTTTTTGACAGCTATGCACAGTTTGAAGAGAGTATGATCGCTGCCAAGATGGAGACCACATCTGAACTGGGACAAGACGAAGATG AAGACATTGACTTGGAGTTGCGATTGGCCCGTTTTGAGTTGCTGATAACACGACGGCCGCTCTTATTAAACAGTGTGCTGCTCCGTCAGAACCCTCACAACGTTCACGAGTGGCACAAGAGAGTCAAACTCTACGAGGGCCAACCTCGACAG atcATCAACACATACACAGAGGCGGTGCAAACAGTAGATCCTGTGAAAGCCACAGGAAAGCCTCACAGTCTCTGGGTGTCCTTCGCCAGATTCTATGAGGATAACGAACAGCTAGATGAT GCTCGGACTATCTTTGAGAAGGCCACGAAGGTGAACTACAAACAGGTGGATGATCTTGCTGCAGTGTGGTGTGAGTATGGAGAGATGGAGCTGAGACATGAGAACTATGACCAGGCTTTGCGTATACTAAGG AAAGCAACAGCGATTCCATCAAGAAAAGCGGAGTACTTTGATGCATCAGAACCGGTGCAGAATCGAGTATATAAATCTTTGAAAGTTTGGTCCATGCTTGCCGACTTGGAGGAGAGTCTTGGCACGTTCCAG TCCACAAAGGCAGTGTACGATCGCATCATTGATCTCCGGATCGCCACGCCTCAGATCATCATTAACTATGCCATGTTTCTTGAAGAACACAACTACTTTGAAGATAGCTTCAAG GCATATGAGCGTGGCATTGCCCTCTTTAAGTGGCCTAATGTCCATGACATCTGGAACACGTACCTCACTAAGTTCATCGACCGTTATGGAGGCAAGAAGCTGGAGAGAGCACGAGATTTGTTTGAGCAAGCGCTGGATAGGTGTCCTCCTAAATATGCCAAAA CAATCTACCTGCTGTACGCTAAGCTGGAAGAGGAGTACGGTCTGGCGCGACATGCCATGGCTGTGTATGAGAGAGCCACCGCGGCTGTAGAGCCAGAGGAGCGCCATCAAATGTTCAACATCTACATCAAACGGGCAGCAGAGATTTATGGTGTCACTCACACAAGAGCCATCTATCAGAAAGCCATTGAG GTCCTGCCAGATGAACACGCCAGAGACATGTGCCTGCGCTTCGCTGACATGGAGAGCAAACTTGGAGAGATTGACAGAGCGAGAGCCATCTACTCTTACTGCTCTCAGATCTGTGATCCCAGG TTGACTGCTCATTTCTGGCAAACCTGGAAGGAGTTTGAGATTCGACACGGTAACGAGGACACTATCCGTGAGATGCTGAGGATTAAACGTAGCGTGCAGGCCACATACAACACCCAAGTCAACTTCATGTCCTCTCAGATGCTCAAGGCAACCACTAATGCTACTGGAACAA TATCAGATCTTGCTCCGGGGCAGAGCGGAGTGGATGACATGAGGCTGCTGGAGCAGAAGGCTCAGCAACTGGCGGCAGAGGCTGAACAGGACAGACCCAAACCTAAAGACAAGATCCTTTTCGTCAG AAGTGACACCTCTCGCAGTGAACTCGCCGAACTGGCCAAGCAAGCTAATCCAGATGAGATTGACatagatgatgatgaagatgaggaTGCAGAGGATGGAGAACCAGATG AAGTCCAGTTGGAGCAGAAATCTGTCCCTACTGCTGTCTTCGGAGGACTAAAGGACGACTGA